One Maribacter cobaltidurans genomic window carries:
- a CDS encoding aminotransferase class III-fold pyridoxal phosphate-dependent enzyme, with translation MGKQPKSILKILQTHFDVSNPTIQEMEGYESNNYRIETPSNRFVLKVYGANRENRTIIEGEIEVLEQLKTIVAYDFPVPVRTKNHKPWVEENGHIYRVLSYVEGTFLGHVDRSKNLAYDLGVFLGRMDKVTMPLYEAPVYAKQTQWDIRQLSKNKKYIKYIPDSKDRSLVEYFLLQFKEQIIPFEEELRKGIIHNDGNEWNVLTRKDSISGIIDFGDMCHTWLINELAVALTYFMMEKEKPLDYAIEMIKGYHSIIPLQVLELDILYYLVAARLCISVCNSAYSKKQNPDSTYITISEKPAWNLLYKWLTISPIKARDTFRKAAGFQPNIKKPLKEQLELRGKYISKSLSLSYDKPIQMERSAFQYMYDQKGNTYLDAYNNIMLVGHCHPKVVEAGQRTMSKLNTNTRYIYPELLSYSEKLLSKFPSQLKKVFFVNSGSAASDLAIRLAQNHTKKNKIMVMEHGYHGNTRMGIDISHYKYDHKGGPGKRDYIIQAPMPKVFGSEFSSEEEACRFYVDKALEEIQKNKNHISSFISEPIIGCGGQVPLPKRYLKHIYPAIRDQGGVCISDEVQVGFGRLGDFFWGYEMYDVVPDIVIIGKPMGNGHPIGAVITTDEIAQSFENGLEFFSSFGGNPVSCAIGEAVLDVIQEEQLDKKAKETGGYLKKRLVELGNRYPEIGDVRGEGLFLGVEIVDKKNSRIPIGHIS, from the coding sequence ATGGGAAAGCAACCTAAATCAATCCTAAAAATACTTCAAACACATTTTGATGTTTCCAACCCTACTATACAGGAAATGGAAGGGTATGAAAGTAACAATTACAGGATTGAGACGCCATCCAACCGTTTTGTCTTAAAAGTATATGGTGCAAATAGGGAAAACCGAACTATCATCGAAGGAGAAATTGAGGTTTTGGAGCAATTAAAAACCATTGTGGCTTATGATTTTCCCGTTCCGGTTAGAACGAAGAACCATAAACCTTGGGTTGAGGAAAATGGCCATATTTATAGAGTATTATCTTATGTAGAGGGCACTTTTCTCGGGCATGTTGATCGCTCCAAAAATTTGGCATACGACCTTGGTGTTTTTCTTGGCCGTATGGATAAGGTCACAATGCCGCTGTACGAAGCTCCGGTGTATGCCAAACAAACGCAATGGGATATTAGGCAATTGTCCAAAAACAAAAAGTATATAAAATATATTCCAGATTCAAAAGACCGGAGTTTGGTTGAATATTTTCTTTTACAATTCAAGGAACAGATAATTCCATTCGAAGAAGAATTAAGAAAGGGAATTATCCATAATGACGGGAATGAGTGGAACGTGCTAACCCGTAAGGATTCTATCTCCGGAATCATAGACTTTGGGGATATGTGCCATACTTGGCTTATCAATGAATTGGCAGTTGCACTTACCTATTTTATGATGGAAAAGGAGAAGCCTTTGGACTATGCCATTGAGATGATAAAAGGCTACCATAGCATAATTCCTTTGCAAGTGTTAGAATTGGATATCCTATATTACCTTGTTGCAGCAAGGCTTTGTATAAGTGTATGTAATTCGGCCTATTCGAAAAAACAAAATCCCGACTCTACATATATCACAATAAGCGAAAAACCTGCCTGGAACCTACTTTACAAATGGTTGACCATTAGCCCCATAAAAGCAAGAGACACGTTTAGAAAAGCTGCAGGTTTTCAACCTAACATAAAAAAACCCTTGAAGGAGCAGCTAGAGCTTCGTGGTAAATATATAAGCAAATCGCTATCCCTGAGTTATGACAAACCGATACAGATGGAGCGCTCTGCATTTCAATATATGTACGATCAAAAGGGAAATACTTATTTGGATGCCTATAATAATATTATGTTGGTCGGTCACTGCCATCCAAAAGTGGTAGAAGCTGGTCAGCGAACCATGTCCAAATTAAATACCAATACACGCTATATATACCCCGAATTATTATCGTACAGTGAAAAACTCCTTTCCAAATTCCCATCACAATTAAAAAAAGTTTTTTTCGTAAACTCCGGAAGTGCCGCTAGTGATTTGGCCATAAGATTGGCCCAGAACCACACAAAAAAGAACAAGATTATGGTCATGGAGCATGGATACCATGGCAATACCAGAATGGGAATCGATATTAGTCATTATAAATATGACCATAAGGGAGGACCTGGAAAAAGGGACTACATCATCCAGGCGCCCATGCCCAAAGTATTTGGCTCAGAATTTTCTTCAGAGGAAGAGGCATGTCGGTTTTATGTTGATAAAGCCCTTGAGGAAATTCAAAAAAACAAAAATCACATAAGTAGTTTTATTAGTGAACCCATCATTGGCTGCGGTGGACAGGTACCCTTACCCAAAAGGTATTTAAAACATATATATCCTGCTATTAGAGATCAGGGAGGAGTTTGTATCAGTGATGAAGTTCAAGTTGGCTTTGGCAGATTGGGCGACTTTTTCTGGGGATATGAAATGTACGATGTTGTTCCCGATATCGTGATTATTGGCAAACCCATGGGCAATGGACATCCAATTGGTGCAGTAATAACAACGGATGAGATTGCCCAAAGTTTTGAAAACGGACTTGAGTTCTTTAGTTCTTTTGGAGGAAATCCCGTTTCCTGTGCCATAGGCGAAGCCGTTTTGGATGTAATCCAAGAGGAGCAATTGGACAAAAAAGCAAAAGAAACGGGAGGTTATCTTAAAAAAAGACTTGTTGAACTAGGAAATCGGTATCCGGAAATTGGAGATGTACGTGGGGAAGGATTGTTTTTAGGGGTAGAAATTGTGGACAAAAAAAACAGCCGGATACCAATAGGGCACATCAGCTAA
- a CDS encoding DoxX family protein encodes MKDIGLAFFRIVTSAMMLTHGYGKFQRMISGNFEFGDPIGIGEAPSLFLAVIGEFICPLLIIVGFKTRFAAIPTAITMAVAAFIAHAADPFGDKEIALLYLVAFITIALLGPGKFSIDKK; translated from the coding sequence ATGAAAGATATAGGTCTCGCCTTCTTTAGAATTGTTACTTCTGCCATGATGTTGACTCATGGGTATGGTAAATTTCAAAGAATGATTTCAGGTAATTTCGAATTCGGTGACCCTATTGGTATTGGTGAAGCACCATCGCTTTTCCTTGCCGTTATCGGCGAATTTATATGTCCTTTACTTATTATAGTAGGATTTAAAACAAGATTTGCCGCGATTCCTACGGCAATTACTATGGCAGTGGCGGCTTTTATAGCCCATGCTGCCGATCCATTTGGAGATAAGGAAATAGCACTATTGTATCTGGTCGCATTTATTACCATTGCCTTATTAGGCCCTGGAAAGTTCAGTATCGATAAAAAATAA